From the genome of Hydrogenophilus thermoluteolus, one region includes:
- a CDS encoding DUF3592 domain-containing protein: protein MIQPGLRRTKSKILDFFLLLFVIVGLVLIAYGGQQLWIAYQAESWPQTVGTVIASSVDYHRSRNSASYFPRVRYRYTVDGVQYEGHRIWVEEQGRSSRGWAQEVVARYQPGTKVTVFYDPSNPAFAVLVPGLFEGGSIIWVLVGVVFILFTAGFYWILAAKNPADPAGNGGALAQSADSRTLNREATRRFFLVFTVLWVLLSSPVAWEAVQGRAAVGLLGVPLIGPLFAWLFAKAFAKSAQTPPEPVPRVTISRPEEQERQRDAVRQKERIITIVIVAWLLVASGIVTFFGLGSLIGQIVAVLTLIDVGFLWYLKHKIRARASAPESGVALQKRTRR, encoded by the coding sequence ATGATCCAACCAGGGTTGCGCCGAACGAAATCGAAAATCCTCGATTTTTTCCTCCTACTTTTCGTTATCGTGGGCTTGGTATTGATCGCCTATGGTGGGCAGCAACTCTGGATCGCTTACCAAGCGGAGTCATGGCCTCAGACAGTGGGGACCGTCATCGCGTCATCGGTTGACTATCATCGGAGCCGCAATTCGGCCAGCTATTTCCCTCGTGTTCGCTATCGCTACACGGTCGATGGCGTGCAATACGAGGGGCACCGGATTTGGGTGGAGGAACAAGGGCGCTCCTCCCGCGGTTGGGCACAAGAAGTCGTAGCGCGCTATCAACCCGGGACGAAGGTCACAGTCTTTTATGACCCGAGCAATCCCGCTTTCGCTGTGCTGGTTCCTGGACTCTTCGAAGGGGGGTCGATCATTTGGGTTTTGGTGGGCGTCGTTTTCATTCTGTTTACTGCTGGGTTCTACTGGATTCTGGCTGCGAAAAACCCAGCCGATCCTGCCGGCAACGGTGGGGCTTTGGCTCAGAGTGCCGATTCGCGGACGCTCAATCGCGAAGCAACGCGGCGTTTCTTTTTGGTTTTCACCGTGTTGTGGGTTTTGCTGAGTAGCCCTGTCGCGTGGGAGGCTGTGCAAGGGCGCGCGGCTGTGGGACTATTGGGCGTTCCGTTGATCGGACCACTCTTTGCCTGGCTGTTTGCGAAAGCCTTTGCAAAAAGCGCCCAAACACCGCCAGAGCCAGTACCGCGCGTCACCATTTCGCGACCAGAGGAACAAGAACGTCAGCGTGATGCGGTGCGCCAGAAGGAGCGCATCATCACGATAGTGATCGTGGCGTGGTTGCTGGTTGCAAGCGGAATCGTTACGTTTTTTGGGCTCGGTTCGCTCATCGGGCAAATCGTCGCGGTGCTGACGCTCATCGATGTGGGATTTTTGTGGTACCTCAAACATAAGATCCGCGCCAGGGCTTCGGCACCGGAATCTGGCGTTGCGCTGCAGAAACGGACGCGCCGGTGA